From one Astatotilapia calliptera chromosome 10, fAstCal1.2, whole genome shotgun sequence genomic stretch:
- the sptbn2 gene encoding spectrin family protein isoform X4, translated as MSTISPTDFDSLEIQQQYNDINNRWDLAAETDWDNENSSARLFERSRIKALADEREAVQKKTFTKWVNSHLGRVTCRIGDLYTDLRDGRMLIRLLEVLSGEQLPKPTKGRMRIHCLENVDKALQFLKEQKVHLENMGSHDIVDGNHRLTLGLIWTIILRFQIQDISVETEDNKEKKSAKDALLLWCQMKTAGYPNVNIHNFTTSWRDGLAFNAIVHKHRPDLIEFDNLKRSNAHYNLQNAFNVAEKELGLTKLLDPEDVNVDQPDEKSIITYVATYYHYFSKMKALAVEGKRIGKVLDYAIEADQLIEKYETLASELLQWIEQTIVTLNDRQLANSLSAVQNQLQAFNSYRTVEKPPKFTEKGNLEVLLFTIQSKMRANNQKVYMPREGKLISDINKAWERLEKAEHERELALRNELIRQEKLEMLAARFDRKAAMRETWLSENQRLVSQDNFGTDLGAVEAATRKHEAIETDIGAYWERVAAVEAVAKELEAEGYHDVRRILARRDNVLRLWEYLKELLAARRERLNAHRDLQRLFQEMRYIMDWMADEKGRLQSQDSGKHLHDVLDLLQKHNLVEADISAQAERIKAVQGAANRFTSHEQAYKPCEPGLVSEKVELLGQAYEELGQLAVNRRERLEDSRRLWQFLWDLGEEAAWIREQEQILASGDCGRDLTSALHLLSKHEAFRDEMAARYGPLSNSIAAGEDLVKEGHFGASEVTERIQDIHAQWAHLEETTKQREQSLKEAVALHQFQTDANDMEAWIMETLRQVSSQEVGHDEFSTQTLARKQREIEEEIQSHHPLIDSLHEQVQALPQAYVHYPEVDGRLPAIEQRYEELETLSAARRQALEGALALYRMFSEAGACQLWVEEKEQWLHGMEIPTKLEDLEVVQQRFETLEPEMNNLGTRVTDVNQVAEQLLSSDNCNKDQIHQTADQLNNRWKEFQQLAGQKKQDLESALNIQNYQLECNEIQTWMKEKTKVIESTQGLGNDLAGVMALQRKLTGMERDLEAIQGKLDDLRNEAEKLAKEHPDQAGEIQGRLGEIQEVWEELNATMKRREESLGEASKLQGFLRDLDDFQSWLSRTQTAVASEDIPTSLPEAESLLAQHESIKNEVDNYKEDYEKMRAVGEEVTQGQTDAQHMFLAQRLQALDTGWHELRRMWENRHSLLAQAFDFQTFLRDAKQAEAFLNSQEYVLSHTEMPTSLQAAEEAIKKHEDFLTTTEASEEKITGVVEAGRRLINDSNANSDKIQEKVDSIQERHLKNKEAANELLTKLKDNRELQHFLQDGQELTLWINEKMLTAQDMSYDEARNLHSKWQKHQAFMAELASNKDWLDKIDKEGQALVAEKPELKPVVQQTLEDLQRQWEELESTTRTKAQCLFDANRAELFTQSCSALDVWLKNLEGQLQSDDYGKDLTSVNILLKKHQMLEHQMEVREKEVQALKSQALALSQEDAGLAEIDGQQRRVTDSFANLQDPLNLRRQQLLASKEAHQFNRDLEDEILWVTERMPLATSTDHGKDLPTVQLLIKKNQTLQKEIQGHQPRIDDIHRRGKTQTQVDGERQSVLEDRLVELQSLWDQLIAETDKRHARLIEANRAQQFYADAAEAEAWMGEQELHMMSEEKAKDEQNALVMVKKHQILEQALEDYAQTIHQLANSSRLMVNNEHPESERITLRQAQVDKLYAGLKDLAEERRGRLQERLRLTQLKREVDDLEQWIAEREVVAGSHELGQDYEHVTMLRDKFREFARDTSTIGQERVDGVNALADDLIESGHPENASVAEWKDGLNEAWADLLELIDTRTQMLAASYELHRFHQDAMEVLGRVKEKREALPSELGRDLNTVQHLHRQHTAFEHDIQALSGQVNQVQDDAARLQKAYAGEKADDIHRSEHAVTSAWEGLLEAGEARRLLLLDTVEKFRFFNMVRDLMLWMDGVNLQIDAHDSPRDVSSAGLVIANHQDIRSEIDARTDSFTACVEMGNTLINKNHYASDEIREKLTQLQEKRDKINKKWQDKMDHLQIVLEVLQFGRDAYVAESWLAGQEPLVRAAELGSNVDEVESLIKRHEAFEKLATAWEERFVQLEKLTTLEEQENQRRREEEERARRPPTPPPVEEVPQSETETQPHDSAARTSLDQTTLNQSVSVNGVHSDNDTSQGSESESVNGPGRDSGLASSRVDPSATLPSRGAADSEPETMEGMLCRKQEMESHIKKAATRSWQNVYCVLRKGSLGFYKDGKSASNGIPYHGEVPISLGEAVCEIAHDYKKRKHVFKLRLGDGKEYLFQAKDEAEMSSWIQSILSSIPKGSGDSPGAPRPLSRAMTMPPISPSSGEAGGVTMRNKDGKEKDREKRFSFFGKKK; from the exons ATGAACGTGAAGCAGTACAGAAGAAAACCTTTACCAAATGGGTAAATTCTCACTTAGGCCGAGTGACCTGTCGCATTGGTGACTTGTACACCGACCTACGGGATGGGCGCATGCTAATCCGCCTTCTGGAAGTGCTCtcaggagaacagctg CCAAAACCTACTAAGGGCCGCATGCGTATCCACTGCCTTGAAAATGTTGACAAAGCCCTACAGTTTCTTAAGGAGCAAAAAGTTCATCTGGAAAATATGGGCTCACATGACATTGTGGATGGGAATCACCGTCTCACCCTGGGTCTCATCTGGACCATCATCCTTCGCTTCCAG ATTCAAGACATCAGTGTGGAAACTGAGGACAATAAGGAGAAGAAATCAGCTAAAGATGCGCTGCTGCTTTGGTGCCAAATGAAAACTGCTGG ATACCCAAATGTGAATATACACAACTTCACTACCAGTTGGAGAGATGGTCTAGCGTTCAATGCCATCGTGCACAAACACAG ACCCGACCTGATTGAGTTTGACAACCTGAAGAGGTCCAACGCTCACTACAATCTCCAAAATGCTTTCAATGTGGCTGAGAAGGAACTGGGGCTTACCAAGCTGCTGGACCCAGAAG atgtCAATGTGGATCAGCCTGATGAAAAGTCTATAATTACCTATGTGGCAACTTACTATCATTACTTCTCCAAGATGAAAGCCCTGGCAGTGGAGGGCAAACGAATTGGCAAG GTGCTCGACTATGCTATTGAGGCCGACCAGCTGATAGAGAAGTATGAGACCCTGGCCTCTGAGCTGCTGCAGTGGATCGAGCAGACCATAGTGACACTCAATGATCGGCAGCTAGCTAACTCTCTGAGTGCTGTACAGAACCAGCTCCAAGCTTTTAACTCCTACAGGACTGTGGAGAAACCTCCCAA ATTTACAGAGAAAGGAAACTTGGAGGTTCTTCTTTTTACTATCCAAAGCAAGATGAGAGCAAACAATCAGAAGGTTTACATGCCAAGAGAGGGAAAACTCATTTCTGACATAAATAAG GCATGGGAACGACTGGAAAAGGCAGAACATGAACGTGAGCTGGCACTGAGAAATGAGTTGATTCGCCAGGAGAAACTGGAGATGCTCGCTGCTCGCTTTGACCGGAAAGCTGCTATGCGGGAGACATGGCTGAGCGAGAACCAGAGACTGGTGTCTCAG GATAATTTTGGAACCGACCTGGGAGCAGTGGAAGCTGCCACTCGTAAACACGAGGCAATTGAGACAGACATTGGAGCATACTGGGAGCGTGTGGCCGCAGTGGAGGCTGTCGCCAAAGAGCTGGAGGCAGAGGGATATCATGATGTGCGGCGCATACTCGCACGAAGGGATAATGTGCTTCGACTCTGGGAATACTTGAAAGAACTTCTGGCTGCACGCAGAGAGCGTCTGAATGCCCACCGTGACCTACAGAGGCTGTTTCAGGAGATGCGTTACATCATGGACTGGATGGCAGATGAGAAG ggtcgtctgcagtctCAGGACAGCGGAAAACATTTGCATGATGTGTTAGACCTACTGCAAAAGCACAATCTGGTAGAGGCTGATATTTCTGCTCAGGCAGAGAGGATCAAGGCAGTGCAAGGAGCTGCAAACCGCTTCACTTCCCATGAGCAGG ccTATAAACCTTGTGAGCCTGGACTAGTTAGTGAGAAGGTTGAGCTGCTGGGTCAAGCCTATGAAGAACTTGGTCAGCTCGCTGTGAATCGCAGAGAGCGCCTAGAGGACTCACGGCGTCTGTGGCAGTTCCTGTGGGATCTCGGAGAGGAGGCAGCCTGGATCCGAGAGCAGGAACAGATCCTGGCTAGTGGAGACTGTGGCCGTGACCTTACTTCTGCCCTTCACCTACTCAGTAAACATGAGGCTTTCAGGGATGAGATGGCAGCCCGCTATGGCCCCCTGAGTAACAGTATTGCTGCTGGAGAAGATCTGGTTAAAGAAGGGCACTTTGGAGCTTCGGAAGTAACTGAGAGGATTCAAGACATCCATGCACAGTGGGCCCATCTGGAGGAG ACAACTAAGCAAAGAGAGCAGAGCCTTAAGGAAGCCGTGGCCCTGCATCAGTTTCAGACGGATGCCAATGACATGGAGGCATGGATCATGGAGACACTTAGACAGGTATCCAGTCAGGAGGTGGGCCACGATGAGTTCTCTACCCAAACTCTAGCTCGCAAGCAGAGGGAGATAGAAGAGGAGATCCAGAGTCACCACCCCCTAATTGACTCTCTGCACGAGCAGGTCCAAGCACTGCCACAGGCCTATGTACATTACCCTGAA GTGGATGGTCGTCTGCCTGCTATTGAACAACGTTATGAAGAACTGGAGACCCTGTCAGCAGCTCGACGCCAGGCTCTGGAAGGTGCCCTGGCCCTCTACCGCATGTTCAGTGAAGCTGGTGCCTGTCAGCTCTGGGTGGAGGAAAAGGAACAGTGGTTACATGGCATGGAGATCCCTACAAAGCTGGAGGACTTGGAGGTCGTACAGCAAAG ATTTGAGACACTGGAACCTGAGATGAACAACCTAGGAACCCGTGTCACTGATGTGAACcaggtggcagagcagctgCTGAGCTCAGACAACTGTAACAAAGACCAAATCCACCAGACAGCAGACCAACTAAACAACAG ATGGAAGGAGTTTCAGCAACTGGCTGGACAAAAGAAACAAGATCTTGAGTCGGCTCTCAACATCCAGAACTACCAACTCGAGTGTAATGAGATCCAGActtggatgaaggaaaagaccAAAGTTATTGAATCTACTCAGGGTCTTGGCAATGACTTGGCGGGAGTGATGGCACTACAACGCAAACTCACTGGCATGGAGAGGGACCTTGAGGCTATCCAG GGGAAATTAGATGACTTGAGAAATGAGGCAGAAAAGTTGGCCAAGGAACATCCAGATCAAGCAGGAGAGATCCAAGGACGCTTGGGAGAGATTCAAGAGGTGTGGGAGGAACTGAACGCCACCATGAAGCGACGGGAAGAGTCACTGGGGGAAGCTAGCAAGCTACAGGGTTTCCTTAGGGATTTGGATGACTTCCAGTCCTGGCTGTCCCGCACCCAGACAGCCGTGGCTTCAGAGGATATTCCCACTTCTCTGCCTGAGGCTGAGAGTTTGCTAGCCCAGCATGAGAGCATCAAGAACGAGGTGGATAACTATAAGGAGGACTATGAAAAGATGCGTGCGGTTGGTGAGGAGGTCACCCAAGGTCAGACAGATGCCCAGCACATGTTTTTGGCCCAGAGGCTCCAGGCATTGGACACTGGCTGGCATGAGTTGCGGCGCATGTGGGAGAATCGGCACAGCCTGTTGGCCCAAGCCTTCGACTTCCAGACTTTCCTGAGAGATGCAAAGCAGGCAGAGGCATTCCTTAACAGCCAG GAGTACGTGCTGTCCCACACAGAGATGCCCACCAGTCTTCAGGCAGCAGAGGAGGCCATTAAGAAGCATGAGGATTTCCTCACCACCACAGAGGCCAGTGAAGAGAAAATAACTGGTGTGGTGGAAGCTGGAAGACGCCTCATTAATGACTCTAATGCAAACTCTGATAAGATCCAGGAAAAGGTTGATTCAATCCAGGAAAG ACATCTTAAGAATAAAGAGGCTGCAAATGAACTGCTGACCAAGCTTAAGGATAACCGGGAACTTCAGCACTTCCTCCAAGATGGACAAGAG CTCACCTTGTGGATAAATGAGAAGATGCTGACGGCTCAGGACATGTCTTATGATGAGGCCAGAAATCTTCACAGCAAGTGGCAGAAACACCAGGCATTCATGGCAGAGCTGGCCTCCAACAAAGACTGGCTCGACAAAATTGATAAG GAGGGTCAAGCACTGGTTGCTGAGAAGCCTGAGCTGAAACCTGTTGTCCAGCAGACCCTGGAGGACCTGCAGCGTCAGTGGGAGGAGCTGGAGAGCACAACTCGTACGAAGGCTCAGTGCTTATTTGATGCTAACAGAGCAGAGCTCTTCACACAGAGCTGCTCCGCTCTAGATGTTTGGCTGAAAAACCTTGAAGGTCAGCTGCAAAGTGATGACTATGGAAaagatctgaccagtgtgaACATCCTCCTCAAGAAGCACCAG ATGCTGGAGCATCAAATGGAGGTCAGAGAGAAGGAGGTGCAGGCCCTGAAGTCTCAGGCTCTGGCTCTGTCCCAGGAAGATGCCGGACTGGCTGAGATAGATGGTCAGCAACGGCGTGTCACCGACAGCTTCGCCAACCTCCAAGACCCACTCAACCTCAGGAGACAGCAGCTGCTCGCCTCCAAAGAAGCACATCAATTCAACAGAGACCTGGAGGATGAAATT CTGTGGGTGACAGAAAGGATGCCCCTAGCAACCTCCACAGACCATGGAAAAGACCTGCCCACTGTGCAGCTGCTAATCAAGAAGAACCAG ACTTTGCAGAAGGAGATTCAAGGCCATCAGCCTCGCATTGATGACATCCACAGACGAGGCAAGACTCAGACCCAGGTAGATGGTGAACGCCAGTCTGTTCTGGAGGATCGCCTAGTTGAACTGCAGAGCCTTTGGGACCAGTTGATCGCCGAGACAGACAAGCGTCATGCCCGTCTAATAGAGGCTAATCGTGCCCAGCAGTTCTATGCCGATGCTGCGGAGGCAGAGGCCTGGATGGGAGAGCAAGAGTTGCACATGATGTCAGAAGAAAAAGCCAAG gaTGAGCAAAATGCTCTAGTGATGGTCAAGAAGCACCAGATCCTTGAGCAGGCACTTGAAGACTACGCCCAAACCATCCACCAACTGGCCAACAGCAGTCGTCTCATGGTCAACAATGAACACCCAGAGAG CGAAAGAATCACCTTACGACAAGCCCAAGTTGACAAGCTGTACGCAGGTCTGAAGGACCTTGCTGAGGAGCGTCGGGGACGGCTTCAGGAGAGGCTGAGGCTGACCCAGCTGAAGCGGGAGGTGGATGACCTGGAACAGTGGATTGCAGAGAGAGAGGTGGTTGCTGGCTCCCATGAACTAGGACAGGACTATGAACATGTCACA ATGCTGAGGGACAAGTTCCGGGAGTTTGCTCGTGACACCAGCACTATCGGCCAAGAGCGTGTGGATGGTGTAAATGCGCTGGCAGATGATCTGATTGAGTCGGGTCATCCTGAGAACGCCAGTGTTGCTGAATGGAAAGACGGTTTAAACGAGGCCTGGGCTGACCTGCTGGAGCTGATTGACACACGCACGCAAATGTTGGCAGCCTCTTATGAGCTGCACCGCTTCCATCAAGATGCCATGGAGGTGCTTGGACGTGTTAAGGAGAAGAGGGAAGCACTGCCTTCTGAACTTGGCCGTGACCTCAACACTGTccagcatctgcacagacagcacacCGCTTTTGAACATGACATCCAGGCCCTCAGCGGACAG GTGAATCAAGTGCAGGATGATGCTGCACGCCTGCAGAAGGCCTACGCTGGTGAGAAAGCGGATGACATTCACAGAAGCGAACATGCTGTGACTTCTGCCTGGGAGGGCCTGCTCGAGGCTGGCGAGGCTCGCAGGCTCCTCCTGCTGGACACCGTGGAGAAATTCCGCTTCTTCAACATGGTGCGAGACCTCATGCTCTGGATGGATGGTGTGAACCTGCAGATTGACGCACATGATAGCCCAAg ggaTGTATCTTCTGCAGGGTTAGTAATTGCCAATCATCAAGACATCAGATCAGAGATTGACGCTAGGACAGACAGCTTCACTGCTTGTGTTGAGATGGGAAATACTTTGATCAACAAAAACCACTATGCATCTGATGAG ATCCGAGAAAAACTGACTCAACTCCAGGAAAAAAGAGATAAGAtcaacaaaaaatggcaagacaAGATGGACCATTTACAAATCG TGCTGGAGGTGTTGCAGTTCGGACGTGATGCTTATGTGGCAGAGTCGTGGTTGGCTGGGCAAGAACCTCTGGTGCGCGCAGCAGAGTTGGGCTCAAATGTGGATGAAGTAGAGAGCCTAATTAAGCGCCATGAAGCCTTTGAGAAACTCGCCACGGCTTGGGAAGAGCGCTTCGTGCAGCTGGAGAAGCTCACTACA CTTGAAGAGCAAGAAAATCAGAGGAGgcgggaggaagaggagagagcGAGGCGACCTCCTACTCCTCCACCAGTAGAAGAAGTGCCACAGTCTGAGACAGAAACTCAACCACATGATTCTGCAGCCAG AACCAGTCTGGACCAGACCACTCTCAATCAGTCCGTGTCAGTGAACGGAGTACACAGCGACAATGACACATCACAA GGCTCAGAGTCTGAGTCAGTGAACGGACCGGGCAGAGACAGCGGACTGGCATCGTCTCGCGTCGATCCGTCTGCCACTTTACCGAGCAGAGGCGCGGCAGACTCGGAGCCAGAGACCATGGAGGGGATGCTCTGTCGAAAACAGGAGATGGAGTCTCACATCAAAAAGGCAGCTACCAG GTCCTGGCAGAATGTGTATTGTGTCCTACGAAAAGGAAGTCTTGGTTTCTATAAAGACGGCAAGAGTGCTAGCAACGGCATTCCATACCACGGAGAAGTTCCCATCAGCTTGGGAGAGGCTGTGTGTGAAATAGCCCATGACtataagaaaaggaaacacGTATTCAAGCTCAG GTTAGGGGATGGGAAAGAGTACCTGTTCCAAGCAAAGGATGAG GCGGAGATGAGCTCCTGGATCCAGTCCATCCTTAGCTCCATTCCAAAAGGATCAGGAGACTCGCCTGGAGCTCCACGGCCCCTCAGCCGTGCCATGACGATGCCGCCCATCTCGCCCAGCTCGGGTGAAGCTGGAGGCGTTACCATGCGCAACAAGGATGGGAAAGAGAAGGATCGCGAGAAGAGGTTCAGCTTCTTCGgcaagaagaaataa